The Schistocerca gregaria isolate iqSchGreg1 chromosome X, iqSchGreg1.2, whole genome shotgun sequence nucleotide sequence TTTTCTCTTCCAGGTTGCTGGGTCCACCTCTGCGACAAAGCTCAGGAAGCCCGATGGCTCGTTTGTTTATAGAAATCATCCGTGCCACAAAACAAATATGTAAATGTATAATGTAAGACCTATTTAGGTGTGAAATGTAGAATCACGGCTAATACTCAGAGGGTTCTTAATTTTTGGAATATCGGAAGATTTTCTTGGGGAAGTCTAACCTCAATGTCTTTTGTCAGTGCCTTGGCTACAGCATTAGTCGAAGGGAGCGGTGACAATGCAGGCTCTTCGTGGCCCCCAGCAGAATCTGCTCTTATGGACAATCTAACAATTTTCGCTTCTGTGACCTCTCCGACGATATCCCAGGTAGGATCGGGTAGCGACGGAGATTCGCACAAGATGCACAGCTCATCACAAGACTGGCCTAATGCAACCCATAGCGTGTCCTTATTTTCGTCAGTTTTCAGTGTATCTTATTGCACTCAATGGGCCTCAATCAACCATGTATACTTCCAGTTGGCCAAtacatttttcttcctttcttatcTTGCCCCGAATGGCATGTACGGCATACTGTATCTTAGATGCACGCTTCTCGTGGGGTGCGCGTTTTTTGCGTTGTGGGGCTGGACGGTTATGTGCTCCTTCGATGCCTTCCTCTGGAATGCTGCCTTCGTCTGCATAAACTTCATCCACGT carries:
- the LOC126299014 gene encoding blood vessel epicardial substance-like; the protein is MSFVSALATALVEGSGDNAGSSWPPAESALMDNLTIFASVTSPTISQVGSGSDGDSHKMHSSSQDWPNATHSVSLFSSVFSVSYCTQWASINHVYFQLANTFFFLSYLAPNGMYGILYLRCTLLVGCAFFALWGWTVMCSFDAFLWNAAFVCINFIHVCVLLYYLRPVKFSREVEEPPWYDSISFQENYVLNIYNKSYQEQERQVCDHYLVTHRWRKQQDIAR